A DNA window from Vigna angularis cultivar LongXiaoDou No.4 chromosome 1, ASM1680809v1, whole genome shotgun sequence contains the following coding sequences:
- the LOC108334810 gene encoding N6-mAMP deaminase — MEWCVSMPKIELHAHLNGSIRDSTLLDLARALGDKGLIDFSQVEHVILKNDRSLSEVFKLFDLIHIVTTDHSSITRITKEVVEDFASENVVYLELRTTPKKNDSLGMSKRSYVEAVLEGLRAVSSVDVAFIPNSEEPVNLSSTLLSDASDKCNGNTRKKIFVRLLLSIDRRETTEAAMETVMLALEMRRFGVAGIDLSGNPAVGEWITYLPALMFARQQGLYVTLHCGEVSNSKEIHNMLDFLPQRIGHACFFEEEHWRKLKSSNIPVEICLTSNIRTLSVPTIDAHHFVDLYNAKHPLVLCTDDSGVFSTSLSNEYKIAASTFGLGQKEMFELSKNSIEFIFADDVVKEVLRKTFDSAAKSLTL; from the exons ATGGAGTGGTGCGTGTCAATGCCAAAGATAGAACTACATGCTCACCTCAATGGATCCATCAGAGACTCCACACTTCT AGACCTCGCTAGAGCTTTGGGTGACAAGGGTCTCATAGATTTCTCCCAGGTCGAACATGTTATCCTTAAAA ATGATCGTTCATTAAGTGAGGTATTCAAGTTGTTTGACTTAATCCACATTGTTACGACCGATCACTCGAGTATTACCAGAATTACCAAAGAG GTTGTTGAAGATTTTGCATCTGAGAATGTTGTATATCTGGAGCTGAGAACCACACCAAAG AAAAATGATTCCCTAGGAATGAGCAAACGTTCTTACGTGGAAGCTGTTCTGGAAGGTCTAAGAGCTGTCAGTTCAGTAGATGTGGCTTTCATTCCTAACAGCGAGGAGCCTGTGAATCTTTCAAGCACATTACTCTCAGATGCGAGTGATAAATGTAATGGAAacactagaaaaaaaatatttgttaggcTCCTCTTGAGCATTGACCGTAGGGAGACAACAGAAGCGGCAATGGAAACG GTCATGCTTGCACTGGAAATGAGGCGTTTTGGGGTTGCTGGAATTGACCTTTCTGGGAATCCAGCTGTTGGTGAATG GATTACATATCTGCCAGCATTGATGTTTGCTCGACAGCAAGGTCTTTATGTAACTCTTCATTGTGGAGAG GTATCAAATTCAAAGGAGATACACAATATGCTTGACTTTCTCCCTCAGAGGATTGGGCATGCTTGTTTCTTCGAGGAAGAACATTGGAGAAAGCTGAAGTCGTCTAACATTCCG GTTGAAATTTGTTTGACATCAAACATTAGAACATTGTCTGTTCCAACGATAGATGCACATCATTTTG TTGATTTATACAATGCAAAACATCCTTTAGTCCTGTGTACTGATGACTCGGGCGTATTTTCTACCAGTCTCTCCAACGAATATAAGATCGCTGCTTCTACGTTTG GCCTTGGACAGAAGGAAATGTTTGAGCTATCAAAGAACTCCATCGAGTTTATATTTGCAGATGATGTAGTAAAGGAGGTTTTAagaaaaacttttgattcagCAGCTAAGAGTCTGACATTGTAG
- the LOC108338092 gene encoding cytochrome P450 77A1: protein MLLTDLLLFAFGLLFLRWWWRRWSTTGGGPKNLPPGPPGWPIVGNLFQVVLQRRHFIYVVRDLRKKYGPIFTMQMGQRTLIIVSSADLIHEALIQRGPQFASRPQDSPIRLIFSMGKCAINSAEYGPLWRTLRKNFVTEMITPLRIKQCSWIRKWAMEAHISRIQREAREQGFVEVMSNCRLTICSILICLCFGAKIEESRIKSIESILKDVMLISLPKLPDFLPVFTPLFRRQVKEARELRKRQVELLAPLIRNRKAYVEGRFSGDEMASPVGAAYLDSLFGLEVPGRGQLGEEELVTLVSEVISAGTDTSATAVEWALFHLVVDQEIQERLYKEIVDCVGKDGVITESHVERMPYLSAVVKETFRRHPPSHFVLSHAATEDTKLGGYTVPKNASVEFYTAWLTEDPNMWEDPNEFRPERFLSGDGVDVDVTGTKGVRMMPFGIGRRICPAWSLGMVHINLLLAKMVQAFHWLPNPNAPPDPAEIFAFTVVMKNPLKAVIVPRSI from the coding sequence ATGCTCCTCACGGACCTCCTTCTCTTCGCCTTCGGCCTCCTCTTCCTCCGTTGGTGGTGGCGCCGCTGGTCCACCACCGGGGGAGGCCCCAAGAACCTCCCCCCAGGGCCTCCCGGTTGGCCCATCGTCGGTAACCTCTTCCAAGTCGTCCTGCAGCGCCGTCACTTCATCTACGTAGTCCGCGACTTACGTAAGAAGTACGGCCCAATCTTCACCATGCAGATGGGCCAGCGCACGTTGATCATCGTCTCCAGCGCGGACCTCATCCACGAGGCTCTCATCCAGCGCGGCCCACAGTTCGCCAGCCGGCCCCAAGACTCCCCCATCCGTCTCATCTTCAGCATGGGGAAGTGCGCCATCAACTCCGCCGAGTACGGCCCTCTCTGGCGCACCCTCAGGAAGAACTTCGTCACCGAGATGATCACCCCGCTGAGGATCAAGCAGTGCAGTTGGATAAGAAAATGGGCCATGGAGGCCCACATTAGTAGGATCCAACGGGAGGCCCGTGAGCAAGGTTTCGTTGAAGTCATGAGCAACTGCAGACTCACCATCTGCAGCATCCTCATCTGCCTCTGCTTCGGCGCCAAGATAGAGGAGAGCCGAATCAAGAGTATAGAAAGCATCTTGAAGGACGTCATGCTCATCTCGCTCCCCAAGCTTCCAGACTTTTTGCCCGTGTTCACGCCGTTGTTCCGGCGCCAGGTGAAGGAGGCCAGAGAGTTGAGGAAAAGACAGGTCGAACTGTTGGCGCCGTTGATAAGGAATAGAAAGGCCTAcgtggaagggagattctccgGAGATGAAATGGCGAGTCCCGTTGGGGCTGCTTACTTGGACTCGTTGTTCGGGTTGGAGGTGCCTGGACGTGGACAGTTGGGGGAGGAAGAGCTCGTGACGCTCGTGTCGGAGGTTATCAGCGCCGGGACGGACACGAGCGCCACCGCGGTGGAGTGGGCGTTGTTTCATTTGGTGGTGGATCAAGAGATTCAGGAGAGGTTGTACAAAGAGATTGTGGACTGTGTGGGGAAGGACGGGGTGATTACGGAGAGTCACGTTGAGAGGATGCCTTACCTGAGCGCCGTGGTGAAGGAGACCTTCCGGCGTCACCCGCCGAGCCACTTCGTGCTGTCCCACGCTGCGACGGAGGATACTAAGCTGGGAGGGTATACGGTCCCGAAGAACGCGAGTGTGGAGTTTTACACGGCCTGGTTGACGGAGGATCCGAATATGTGGGAGGATCCGAATGAGTTCCGACCCGAAAGGTTTTTGAGCGGGGATGGGGTTGACGTGGACGTGACCGGAACGAAAGGTGTGAGGATGATGCCCTTCGGTATAGGGAGGAGGATTTGTCCGGCGTGGAGTTTAGGCATGGTGCATATAAACTTGTTATTGGCTAAGATGGTGCAGGCTTTCCACTGGTTGCCCAATCCCAACGCCCCACCCGACCCGGCTGAGATATTCGCTTTCACTGTTGTCATGAAGAACCCTCTCAAGGCGGTTATTGTTCCACGATCCATTTAA